In Cotesia glomerata isolate CgM1 linkage group LG8, MPM_Cglom_v2.3, whole genome shotgun sequence, the sequence TGTTTGTTTCAATCCTTGTTTTAATGCATTAATAAcggcttttttaaaatcactagAATATTCCTTGCACTTAGACATATTGAAATAACCACAAcaagtaaatatatgtaataataaaactaaggAACAAGTAATCTGCGAGAGTTTTTCAAGTCAAATgcgtgtcaaaatacttttgagctcacgGTAAGTCAAGTACGTTCGGTGGCGCGGTGTGTAAACAAACAAGTTGTAATTTGATACGCTTAAATAGTCGCAATTACACTACTCTACATCATACTCAATACATTTTCCGATaggcttttattttaaaaaaatattaaaaaattttatgttgtcaaaatacttttgagcgctactgtatgtataaaataacctgatagtttcaaaaaataatattaattttttataccttaaaaaaactaatgaaaatctaattaatctaaaaaaactaattaagcTGGCCTTTCTATCTGTGTACAAGACCAgctacaataaataaatccatcttattcaatcaaaatttctttcatttttttaaatttgtactaaaaaaatatttataacgtacagaattaataattaattttcattgtttacaatatttaaaaaaattataataattgaccAATTGTAATTTACTTACGCAGATTTAGTGATTGTTTTGCAGAATAGAAGGTTCTATGATAATAAATCAAGTGGTACCGTACATTGTACAAATTCACATTTacagaaaatattttgtttttattgacggaagtcaataaaattttactgtcAGTTAGTGATCAAAAAATGTTGTCTCTGAAAGCGAGATAGCATGAgtcataaaatataattttatcataaatatattcGTTTCAGACCCATTTTTCTGTAAACTAAAAAAGTTTCCAACTACTCGTTTTTTATCGAAAtgatctaaaataaatattagcgaattgttttgtataaatatatcagatatattatttattatcataaattacaCACTTATCAATCAAACATCAGCTTCTAGAGTCTTAATAAAAGAATCCAACTGGTCCCGGTCCATCTCCACGTTGACAATCTCTTTCGCACCTTTATCCTTGACAAACAGATCAAGCTGGACAATTGGCTGCTTCAAAGAAGCTACGTGACTAGATcccattatcatttttatcctCCAATCAAAGTCAACCATAGTGGATCTTTCTCTCTGTAATGCTTCTGACACCAAAGCGTTGGTCAGCTTCTCAAGTCTCACGGTCaggcatattattatttttctctttatgTTTTCCGGCAAATCACCAAACTCTGGGGGCATCtgaaaattatgttaattatgctactgaaattatatattagcaaacatttgacaatttttaggattttattcaataaaaaaattttatcggaaaataaattggaaaaaaatttaacctGTAGAAATATTAGAGAACGatgaatgcaatttttatcttatattGTTTtcagtaataattttattttaaataaaattaaaaattattaaatgtttgcTAACTTATGACAccgaaattagcagacatctgacaGTTATTGGAATTCTTATAACCAATCAAtcaaggtaaagtacccagtacttgaacacttaTAAGAATGGGAACAGTACTTGAACAGATTTTTCGAATTGTTGTAATACAAAAtccataaatttattatgagtaatatgcgcaagttaaaattattcgatgatacagtaattgatttctttaagttttttcaattataaatcaaaacaattatatttttgttaacttaaaagtttaCATGTCGAGAATAGCCGATAGgtgctatttttttcatgaaaaaggtacTAAACCGTAAATCGAACAATCAGTCAAAAAAACggtatatcatcattttaagtaaaataaattgtaccACACAATGAAAAagtcttttctaaataatacatattttttgcaaagacataaactataatttttatattaaattttagcgtctaactatacctctaaattttcaaagcggtaccctgaacttgaacaag encodes:
- the LOC123271050 gene encoding COMM domain-containing protein 8-like; the encoded protein is MELKHLNSFLTDPVNENDFTQFFHGCINEICGYPGPSYQQFVNIGWSCDEYKFFYNYTIKLFRNPAVLYCDMTKMPPEFGDLPENIKRKIIICLTVRLEKLTNALVSEALQRERSTMVDFDWRIKMIMGSSHVASLKQPIVQLDLFVKDKGAKEIVNVEMDRDQLDSFIKTLEADV